The DNA sequence gAGAGGGATGATCAATTCTGCAAATATCGGTTGAAACTTAAACCCTTTGCTAACATTGGAGGCCTTAGCAGGGCTTTCAAAAACAGGGTCATACTGTTGTTCAGGCATAGAAATTTGCTCTTTCTGTTACCCTTACCCCATTGCTTTCAGGACGAGATAGTTACCCTTATGTATCTAAGTATCATTTGATTTCGAATTTACTAGTCCAATGAAAACgtttaataacatttaaaaaaaattacaaaaacatgaataattaaaaaaaatcatatttgaagattttttgtaTTGGTtggtgaagaaagaaaaaaagaaaaaaacaagtttgtgtcatattttatttttgaatgattgATGGAAGAAACATCAAATATATCCCAAACTTCTTGCTCCCACCGACCGGGCACTAAGTAAATTATAAACCACTTCAAATCTTCGTTTTTGAGAGGAATGATCAATGCTGCAAATATCGATCAAAACTTAAACCCCTTGCTAACACTAAAGGCCTTAGCAAGGCTTTTTAAAACATGATCATACTCTCGCTCGAGCATAGAAACTTGTTCTTTCTGTTAGCCTTACCCCATTGCTTTCAGGACGAGACGATTACCCTTATGTATCTCAGTatcatttgattttgaatttacttgtctaatgaaaacatttagtaaaatttaaaaaaaaattataaaaacatgtataactaaaaaaaaaagaaagtcatatttgaagattttttgtaTTGGTTggtgaataaaaagaaataaaaaaagatatggaagaaagaaagaaagaaagaaaaaagagtttgtgtcattttatttttggatgatTAATGGAAGAAACACCAAACATATCCCAAACTTCTCGCTCCCACCGGCCGAGTACTTAGTAAATTATAGACCACTTCAAATCTTTGTTTTCGAGAGGGATGATAAACTCTGCAAATATCAATTGAAACTTAAACCCCTTGCTAACATTGGAGGCCTTAGCAGGGCTTTCAAAAACAAGGTCATACTCTCGCTCGAGCATAGAAACTTGCTCTTTGCATTACCCTTACCCCCTTTCTTTTACGACGAGACGATTACCCTTATGTATCTAAGTAtcatttgatttcaaatttacttGTCTAATGAAAAcgtttagtaaaatttaaaaaacaaaattataaaaacatgtataactaaagagaaaaattattattgaagtTGTATTGGTtggtgaagaaaaagaaataaaaaagagattggttggtgaaaaaagaaagaaaaataaaagagtttgtgtcatattttatttttggatgatTGATGGAAAGAAACACCAAACATATCCTAAACTTCTCGCTCCCACTGGCCGGGTACTTAGTAAATTATAGACCACTTCAAATCTTTGTTTTCGAGTGGGATGATAAACTCTATAAATATCAATTGAAACTTGAACCCCTTGCTAACATTGGAGGCCTTAGCAGGGCTTTCAAAAACAAGGTCATACTCTCGCTCGGGCATAGAAACTTGTTCTTTGCATTACCCTTACCCCCTTGCTTTTAGGATGAGACGATTACCCTTATGTATCTAAGTAtcatttgatttcaaatttacttGTCTAATGAAAAcgtttagtaaaatttaaaaaacaaaattataaaaacatgtataactaaagagaaaaattattattgaagaTTTTTTGTATTGGCCGGTTggtgaaaaaagaaagaaaaataaaacagagtttgtgtcatattttatttttggatgatTAATGGAAGAAACAGCAAACATATCCCAAACTTCTCACTCCCACTGGCCAGGTACTCAGTAAATTATAGACCGCTTCAAATCTTTGTTTTTAAGAGGGATGATCAACTCCATAAATATTGATCGAAACTTGAACCCCTTGCTAACATTGGAGGCCTTAGCAGGGCTTTCAAAAACAGAGCCATACTATCACTCAGGCatagaaacttgttttttccGTTACCTTACGACGATTACCCTTATGTATCTAAGTATCGTTTGATTTCGAATTTACTTGTCTAATGAAAACAGttagtaaattttaaaaaaaaaaaattataaaaacatgtataactaaaaaaaaaaaaatcatatttgaagatttttggtATTGATTagtgaaaaaaaaggaaataaaaaagagattGGTTggtgaagaaagaaagaaagaaagaaagaaaaaagtttgtgtcatattttatttgtttttttccttttatttataaaagaaaataatttttatgaaagcaACTACTACTTATTATCTCAAAATCGTTCCTATTTTAAGATAACAATTGTTCGACaatgcataaaattttaaaaacaatttttaattttaaaacatgttgCGAACCAAGCTCATAGTTTAACCTCAATAAGTTTTCTCTTCATAgactttttttcaaaattattcccTTCTCTTATCCATGAAAAACTTCTAAGTgattttccttatatttgattttacgtAATAACCTAATTTTGAATTCCACTTACTATAATGCTTTCTTTCTGCCTACTTGTGAAAGGCGTGCCAAAGCACGGGGCAATGCCACACGACCAAGTTTGCTCCTTACCTGAAGTCTCTCTTCTATGGTGGGCCTCGCCaacttctatatttatttatttatatatttatttcctCCTTTTGGCTAAAGGGAGGTCATTCTACACTGTTTCTAAAAAACAATCGGTGTAAGGACCCAAAATCAGGGTTAAAAATGGGTTTAATAGTGTTCTTATTCtaagtgtttttaatgaaaatactttttttgAAATTACTTTTATGAGAATGAGCTATAAAGTATTTatctaaaatgattttttaacactataaatgatttttcaaatttttaaaagtatttcttaaattttgtaaaatgcctattttttttttcaaatacactTTTTCGATTAAAAGTACTTTTTTAAATCGTTGTTAAATGGATTCTAAATAAAGAATGAAGACcggaaaaatgagagaaagaagaacCAGAAAAAAGAgatgtttttgaattttggattaTGGATAAATGTTTGCATGTTAAccatttcatatatttgaataatatatttttggaaactaggaatttagatataaattataattcttagttttcataattgaatttctttgatatttttttgttgattaatttgaaattttgaataatatttgataatataagtGTTTaggataaatttttatttgttataattCATTGTTGCCTCATTTTACTAAGAAGTGTACCTTACATTGTGCCTTACACTTAGGACCCAGGATGATTATGCGCTTATAGCACATCTTGTGCTTTTTAAAACTATGCTTGTATGTGCCTTTCTATTGTTTGAGgtcttttcaaattttgtaatttcactcatttatatttttatttttttatattaatttataattttttttgtcataaacgcgtttaacaataattttaaaaagtatttctaatctttctaatacttcaaaaataaaaattttcaagtattaaaaatagtataaataCTTCCTATAATTACTATAAAACGCACtctatatttttcattgttttggtGTAGTCTATGAAAAAGTGAGCCAATGCACTGACAAATATCTATAAACCAGGTGATGAGcaaataaaaactatttgatTCATGGCGAATCATTTTAACTTGTGGCTGAAGAATAGGCAAAGccaattattttctatttttgctttaaataacaaataaattgaattacAGAATCTAGTGATTggaaaaagcaaaagcaaaagcaaaaagGTGAACAGAATTTTTGTTTCCTTCATTCCATCATCACGTATCATCAAAGGAGAGGATAATTGATGTGGTTCATCAATGTGggaatcatattttattaaaagccTATTAAATCAACTTTTACTTTTGCTTTAAGCAATACATAAACTAAGGCTGTCGGAGAATAAGGAATGGAAGTAtacatttcattcattttctcatcaattttatttttggataactCAAGTAATTatgtgaataaaataaaataaaaattaaattttagggaAATGAAAAATCTCACTCATAACGAAGGTGTTTTGATTCCCTAGatgtagtttatttttaaaattacttttcaaaaaataaaaaaacaaaactgtttgggttaattatttttaaaaattatttgtttatttttatttttttaaaatattgtaaattcaatttaataatataaactaaatttaattcaagttttagttaaaaataaaataactttataattaaaaataaattaaaaaaataaataatttttaataaaatatgaatggtaatattataataaaatcataaattatatatatattttttcaaatactataaaaatatggatattaatatcttcataaaagcataattgattcattttattaaaaataaataataataatttaaaattaataattgttaatactattttattttgaataaattttaaaataaataaaatttattttctaaggtATAAATGAGACCAATTTCTCATTACACGCATACTTTTTTAGTACCGGATTATAGATAGaccattataattttttttatttaatctataattaattaatcaattttttaatcctaaattattcttaaaaattagaacaTTCATCAAAGAATCCAAAGTATTAATTATGTTACaattaattattcttaaattttttcttatttctctatgttttcattttgtttctaaaaattagttaaaataacttttatttattctttaaaaatgattctcttttaattttaaaaacaatttctaaagaacaataatcaaatagtcttataaatctttaaaattattttttatttttaaaaataaaatattgttttaaaatcaaCTATGTAGACATTTATTATTCAGTtaaaaaactctcaaaactattttttgttaaatcaaaataaaaaatcattttagaccatgtagtttgagagttttttaaaataaaaaaaatatatattttaaactatgtcaatattattgttaatttatttagtttctcattctcattctcactcTCATTTTACCTAATACTGAATTGAAAATAAGCAATCATGCCAACCTTATACTCTTAGTTGCATCCAATTATgataattgaaatcattaaattcattagtagataaaaataattaattccaTTTCCCATACATTACAAGTTTTTGCTTTTGTGCTTTTCTTTGCCCGCATGCCACTTATTATATATGGTaggaaagaattattttttcaatttcattataAAGCTGCAATGCCTCAAATTCAATACCCCTTCATGCCTCTCTGCCTCCACCATCCTGAAGCTCTACATCCCATCTTTCCATCTCACTAGTCTTTATTCATATTCTTCactcctcctcctccatcaATCCCACCTTCTTCAACCCCTAATGGCGGACGCTCTCCTTTCTATTGTCTTAGACCGGTTGGCTTCTCTTATTCAACAACAATTTCATCATGAAGTTTGTCTGGTTGTGGGTGTTAAAAGAGAAATCCAAAGCCTCACCAACACACTCCAGATCGTCCGAGCTGTTGTTGCAGATGCAGAGAAGAGACAAGTGAACGAGGAACCTGTCAAGGTTTGGTTGGAGAGGCTTAAAGACATCGCCTACCAAATGGACGACGTGCTGGATGAGTGGAGCACTGCTTTTCTCAAATCTCAGATTGAGAGAGTTGAAAGCCCTTCCATGCCTAAGAAGAAGGTAAGCTCCTGCATTCCTTCCCCTTGCATCTGTTTCAAACGAGTCGCTAGGCGTCGTGACATTGCTCTTAAGATTAAGGGTATAAAACAAGAAGTTGAGGACATTGCAAACGAGAGAAATCAGTTTGATTTTAAATCAACTAACAACGAGGAACTACAAAGAATTATAACCATCTCTGCAGTTGACACTACAGAGGTATATGGTCGGGATAGGGACGAGGGCATCATACTAAGGCAGCTGTTGGGTACGAGTTGTGAACAAAGCTTGGGCCTCTACACCATCTCCGTGTTTGGGATGGGAGGTATCGGCAAAACAACTCTTGCTCAACTAGCCTTTAACCACGATGACGTGAAGGCTCATTTTGAGATAAGAATCTGGGTCTGCGTTTCTGATCCTTTTGTCCCAATAAGAATTTTGAGGGCTATTCTTGAAGCCCTCCAAGGCCAGTCTTCTGATCTCCATGATCCTGAAGCTctacaacaaaaaattcaaaaatctatTTGTGGGAAAAAGTTTCTCCTTGTGCTGGATGATGTGTGGACCGAAGACTATCAGTTGTGGGAACAACTCAAGAATTGTCTCAAGTGTGGAGGTGGTGGGAGTAGAATTTTAGTGACCACTCGCAATGAGAGCGTTGCTAGGATGATGAGAAGCACATACATGCACTCCTTAGGAAGCTTACCATTAGAGCAAAGTCAGGCATTATTTTCCCAAATAGCTTTCTGCGGGAAGAGTACCGACAAAATTGAAGAACTAGAGGAAATTGGCAAAAAAATAGCAGACAAGTGCAAGGGGTTACCTCTTGCCGTTAAAGCTTTAGGGAGTCTGATGCagtccaaaaataataaagaggaTTGGGAGAATGTCTTGAATAGTAAAATGTGGGAATTGGatgtttttgagaaaaaactGTCCCCTGCCTTGTTGTTGAGTTATTATGATCTGCCCCCGCCAATTAAACAGTGCTTCTCATATTGTGCTGTCTTTCCCAAAGATCACTCAATTGAAAGAGATGACTTGATTAAGTTATGGATGGCACAAAGCTACCTCAACTCTAAGGCAGGCAGAGAGATGGAGACAGTTGGGAGAGAGTACTTTGAAAACTTAGCAGCTCGGTCTTTCTTCcaagattttgagaaagatgaTAAGGGTAACATAGTAAGGTGCAAGATGCATGATATAGTGCATGACTTTGCTCAATTTTTGACCCACAACGAATGCTTAAATTTGGAGGATGATAGTGAAAACCTGAAGACGAACTTGTACCTTCAAAAAGGTCGTCATGCATCTTTAATGGTACATGGAAGTACCAAATTCCCTTTCTCCGACAATAACGTGAGAAATTTACGCACACTTTTAGTTGTGTTTGACGACAGGTATAGAATTGACCCATTTCCACCTTATTCATTCCAGCAATTCAAATATCTTAGAGCAatggatttgagaggtaatgaCTCAATTGTAGAACTCCCAAGGGAGGTGGGTGAATTCGTACATCTTAGGTACCTTAATCTATCATATTGCAGGAGATTGGAAACATTACCAGAAACAATCAGTGAGTTATGGAATCTGCAAACCTTGAATGTTTGTTGTTCTTTGCGCCTTAAAAAACTGCCTCAAGGAATGGGAAATCTAGTTAATTTGAGACATCTTTTAATTAGTGGGGGAATTTATGGTGTGAGAAGCCTCCCAAAAGGAGTTGGAAGATTAACCTCTCTTCGAACATTGCCTGCTTTTATTGTTTGTGATGAGGATGCAAGTGATGAGGTTGCAAGTGATGTGTGCGAAATagaagaaatgagaaagttGAATGAGCTTCGAGGAGAGCTTGAAATAAAAGGACTGAGCAGTGTAGAAGATGCAGGGGAGGCTGAAAAGgcagaattaaaaaataagaaacaccTCCATGGTTTGACATTAAGTTTCAAACCATGGAAGAAACAaacaatgatgatgatgaaggaaGTGGCCGAAGCCTTACAACCCCATCCAAACTTAAAATCCTTATGCATAGCATCATATCAAGTCAGAGAATGGCCCAAATGGATGATAGAGCCATCATTACTCCAACTAACACACCTTCACCTTTCGTCTTGCATAGAATGTCAGTGTTTGCCTCCTCTAGGGGAACTCCCACTTCTCGAGAGCCTGAAAATATACTGCATACCGGAAGTGAAATACGTGGGTGGTGAGTTCTTGGGATCATCATCAGCAATTGCATTTCCAAGGTTGAAGCATCTGTCTTTTAAAATCATGTCAAAGTGGGAAAATTGGGAAGTAAAAGAAGAAGGGAGGAAAGTAATGCCATGTCTTCTTTCCTTGGAAATAACAAGAAGTCCAAAGCTTGCGGCAGTACCAAGCCTCCTGCTCCAGAGGAAACCACCAATTAAGCTTTTGTTAAGAGGACGTTGGGCACTGTAAATGTTAAAACGCCCCACCTATTCTCTCTTTTAACCcccttttgttttaaataaaaataataatactcctcttctttttccctaacccttcttttctctcttttttcttcttccctcacctttttcttttctcttattatttttatttgagaaaaaaaaaaaaaaaaagggtaaagaGGAAATAGGTGGAAGCCCTCAACATTTGTCCATTGGCTCTACGCTTGCCGGTTGCCCTCCATGCAAGtaattattctcttttctttttaattttgcttttctataattatttatctcatctctttctttcctttttctttttcttttttttatatatttatttatatattttgccAATTCCCTAGTTACTAAGAGTAAGTTTAACCATATCTTTtagttaattatttataaatgtaaATTCATATGTCTATTgtcctttattttaaaaaataagaagtaaaaaataacttttatataaaatatatcaacTTTAATACAAAATTATGAACTTCTCCCCACATATATTCTTGAAAactactttcaaaatttttaaaatataaaatagtgaaattaattttttgaaactatttttaaaaattataaatcttttAAGGTAAGTATGTAAAAGTTTCTTTATTGTAGATAATAGTTactactattttaaaaaaataaataaataaataaagtgcatCCAAACCATAGTAGttttccattttaaatcaatttgtttttcaaagtaaaattttctttaattttaattttttttattatttgaaagaaatttaatttaatttcccaAATGCTTGAGAAATAACTAGTTGGAAAACTCTATTCCTTCCCCAAGTCTAAAAGTCAGAAATATTCTCTTTTGACTTTGATAATTGACGATATGCAGGTGTGAGATGATCCATCCATGGGGCATATTCTATCCAAAACAACCTTTCAAGTGAAGAGAAGTAATTAAGTTTTTGGTATGAAAGTAGATCTATCATTGCATTGGATTTCATGATAAATAGATGTAAAGTTGCAATTCATATGTGATGAGAAAACATTCCAGTACATATAAGtttatcctttctttttctccctCATTTGTTTGTCAGATAAATACCATACATAAATTAATCTCTAGTCTTTCTtgtcctattttttatttttaaaatttgaaaaataaaatacaatttagTATAGGAAGTActgtaaaaaaggaaaaaaaaatcctaacccttttgtttgatgatttttgcccccaaaaaaaaaaggaaaataaataaattaaaggaaatatataagaaaattttagtgggtttaaaccatttttttattttatttttctacttttccttttctttggcTTTTCCTTGTATCATGTTTgtttaattctttaatattttttgctCAAACTTTCCAAGATCTAAATGCAATTCTATAATTTGGATAATCTCTCACATcacaaatttaagaaattttgtttatatttgttCGAATAGGTTTTATTACAATTGAAAATGGTTTGATAGCTTAttcaaagaaaaagtgaaaacagtttttttaaaacaaaaataatagatgtatttatttttagtcattttaaaatttcttttaggcCATAAGTACAAACCATAACTAACTCAAAATCCAcgtaaatataagaaaatccaCGTAAATATAAGAGAGAAAGGatacataatattattattaagagGATCTCTCGCTTCATTGAAGGGAAAGAAAACACataagttatgtttgattcccggaaaaatatgagaaaacatataaggaaataaaataaagaggaaaagtaaaaaaataaaaataaaaagcgaaagaaaataaaaaataaatttaaaatcaataaattattttatatgctacttgaaactcatttcacttatttttcctcttctatgtacatattaaataattttaaaatgtatgaatttcgatttaattttaattatatttgattttcttttttattttccatattgaaactaaatatggtaaaataattttccttaacatttttttttctttccttaatacttttcagGAGCCAAACATAGTCGTAATGTTTTGTTAAGATGATATctttaccatatatatatatatatatatatatatatatatatatatatatatatatatgccacAAATTAATAGAGAGggtatttattttgattttgagtttttgtttttatttttattttgacattttataacctcttttagtttttttattacaagTTAATGGAaaacgtttttttttcttttg is a window from the Vitis riparia cultivar Riparia Gloire de Montpellier isolate 1030 chromosome 9, EGFV_Vit.rip_1.0, whole genome shotgun sequence genome containing:
- the LOC117921808 gene encoding putative disease resistance protein RGA3, giving the protein MADALLSIVLDRLASLIQQQFHHEVCLVVGVKREIQSLTNTLQIVRAVVADAEKRQVNEEPVKVWLERLKDIAYQMDDVLDEWSTAFLKSQIERVESPSMPKKKVSSCIPSPCICFKRVARRRDIALKIKGIKQEVEDIANERNQFDFKSTNNEELQRIITISAVDTTEVYGRDRDEGIILRQLLGTSCEQSLGLYTISVFGMGGIGKTTLAQLAFNHDDVKAHFEIRIWVCVSDPFVPIRILRAILEALQGQSSDLHDPEALQQKIQKSICGKKFLLVLDDVWTEDYQLWEQLKNCLKCGGGGSRILVTTRNESVARMMRSTYMHSLGSLPLEQSQALFSQIAFCGKSTDKIEELEEIGKKIADKCKGLPLAVKALGSLMQSKNNKEDWENVLNSKMWELDVFEKKLSPALLLSYYDLPPPIKQCFSYCAVFPKDHSIERDDLIKLWMAQSYLNSKAGREMETVGREYFENLAARSFFQDFEKDDKGNIVRCKMHDIVHDFAQFLTHNECLNLEDDSENLKTNLYLQKGRHASLMVHGSTKFPFSDNNVRNLRTLLVVFDDRYRIDPFPPYSFQQFKYLRAMDLRGNDSIVELPREVGEFVHLRYLNLSYCRRLETLPETISELWNLQTLNVCCSLRLKKLPQGMGNLVNLRHLLISGGIYGVRSLPKGVGRLTSLRTLPAFIVCDEDASDEVASDVCEIEEMRKLNELRGELEIKGLSSVEDAGEAEKAELKNKKHLHGLTLSFKPWKKQTMMMMKEVAEALQPHPNLKSLCIASYQVREWPKWMIEPSLLQLTHLHLSSCIECQCLPPLGELPLLESLKIYCIPEVKYVGGEFLGSSSAIAFPRLKHLSFKIMSKWENWEVKEEGRKVMPCLLSLEITRSPKLAAVPSLLLQRKPPIKLLLRGRWAL